A genomic stretch from Corvus cornix cornix isolate S_Up_H32 chromosome 7, ASM73873v5, whole genome shotgun sequence includes:
- the TMEM237 gene encoding transmembrane protein 237 isoform X1: protein MAARRAGPSACPPRALPPVPSGNQDEIPLSRPKKRKPKGKTPLDGIVQAAVRRQSESSEPLTPEPPDAPPQRKRKKKKVPTDSETSFTQQNVASLFQNGNGMDVPEAEETVIRKQRKRTKKPRPAEMHSSNELEVEEEDIIEDEHRKSPDQQPVFAAPTGISQPVSKVFVEKNRRFQAADRAEFIKTTENINVLLDVKASWTTRDVALSVHRSFRVFGLFTHGFLAGYAVWNIVVIYILAGKELSMVSNLLEQYKTIAYPAQSLFYLLLSISTVSAFDRIDLAKASVALRGFLTLDAAALAAFLYFAALILSLSQQMTCDRINLYTPPSENGSIWTAGTEEEIVHSWVVVNLVVSVLVGTSWIFLSSRPELDHSEELMFHSEIEEFPQGDVIPRVQP from the exons TGCCCGCCTCGTGCCCTTCCTCCAGTGCCAAG TGGAAACCAAG ATGAAATTCCACTGAGTCGtcccaaaaaaaggaaacccaAAGGAAAGACTCCATTAG ATGGCATTGTGCAAGCAGCGGTTCGTCGGCAGTCTGAAAGCAGCGAGCCCCTGACTCCTGAACCTCCTGATGCCCCTCCTCAGAGGAAAcgcaagaagaagaaagtacCTACTG atTCTGAGACCTCTTTTACCCAGCAAAATGTGGCATCCCTATTTCAGAATGGAAATGGCATGGATGTCCCTGAAGCTGAAGAAACAGTGATCcgcaaacagagaaaaagaacaaa GAAACCTCGGCCAGCTGAAATGCACAGTTCCAATGAGCTGGAAGTGGAGGAGGAAGACATCATTGAAGATGAGCACAGAAAGAGCCCAGATCAGCAGCCTGTGTTTGCTGCTCCCACTGGAATTAGTCAGCCTGTTAGCAAAGTGTTTGTTGAAAAAAATC GGCGTTTTCAGGCAGCTGACCGTGCAGAATTTAttaaaaccactgaaaacatCAATGTACTTCTGGATGTGAAGGCTTCATGGACTACTAGAGATGTTGCTCTCTCCGTGCACCGAAGTTTCAG GGTGTTTGGCCTCTTCACCCATGGCTTCCTTGCTGGTTATGCTGTATGGAACATCGTGGTTATTTACATTTTGGCAGGAAAAGAGCTTTCCATGGTTTCTAACCTGCTTGAACAGTATAAGACAATAGCATACCCAGCTCAAAGTTTGTTCTATTTGTTGCTGTCTATCAGTACAGTCTCAGCCTTTGACag GATTGATTTGGCAAAAGCATCGGTTGCACTGAGGGGCTTTCTTACCCTAGACGCAGCAGCACTAGCTGCTTTCT TGTACTTTGCGGCTCTTATCTTATCCTTAAGCCAGCAGATGACATGTGACAGAATCAACCTCTACACACCACCTTCGGAAAATGGCAGTATCTG GACTGCAGgtacagaggaagaaattgttcatTCATGGGTTGTGGTGAATCTCGTAGTGTCTGTTCTAGTTGGGACAAGTTGGATCTTCTTGTCTTCCCGACCAGAGCTAGACCACAGTGAAG AATTGATGTTTCATTCCGAAATTGAGGAATTTCCTCAGGGAGATGTCATACCCAGAGTCCAGCCATAA
- the STRADB gene encoding STE20-related kinase adapter protein beta isoform X1, with product MSCLDCSCILRTPVESIRLEELSQSSIHECLADSDLAWIPPSTGKNEMVFCSSNVSHYELQLEIGRRFNNLTSVYLARHTPTDMQVAVRITDLENCSEEHLKALQNEVVLSHFFQHPNIMTFWTVFTAGSWLWVISPFMAYGSARHLLKTYFPEGMSEALIGNILFGAIRGLNYMHQNGYIHRNIKASHILISEDGLVSLSGLNNLYSLVNNGQKSKVVYDFPQFSTSVLPWLSPELLRQDLSGYNMKSDIYSVGITACELANGHVPFQDMPRTQMLLQKLKGPTYYPWDLSTFPRGESRMKNSRSGVDSGIGESMTRTMTSERLQMPFSKTFSPAFHNLVELCLQQDPEKRPSASSLLSHTFFKQIKEQTQNSLLSLLPPPIQNNRSEFLALPSTAVGTELGRIATNQDDTDWEF from the exons ATGTCTTGTTTG GACTGCTCCTGTATTCTGCGTACACCAGTTGAATCAATCAGACTAGAAGAGCTATCTCAGAGCAGCATCCATGAATGCCTG GCTGATTCTGATCTAGCCTGGATTCCCCCGtctacaggaaaaaatgaaatggtaTTTTGCTCTTCTAATGTCTCTCATTATGAACTCCAGCTGGAAATAG GAAGGAGGTTCAACAACTTAACTTCAGTTTACCTTGCACGGCATACACCTACAGACATGCAAGTTGCTGTAAGGATCACAGACCTAGAAAACTGCTCTGAAGAGCACTTGAAAGCCTTACAG AATGAGGTGGTTTTATCACACTTTTTCCAGCATCCCAACATAATGACATTTTGGACAGTGTTTACAGCTGGAAGCTGGCTTTGGGTCATCTCCCCATTCATGGCCTATG GTTCAGCTAGACACCTGCTGAAGACTTACTTTCCTGAAGGAATGAGTGAAGCTTTGATAGGGAACATTCTGTTTGGTGCAATCAGAGGATTAAATTACATGCACCAGAATGGATATATTCACAG GAATATTAAAGCTAGCCACATTCTGATTTCAGAGGATGGGCTGGTTTCTCTCTCTGGCCTAAACAACCTTTACAGTTTAGTTAACAATGGACAGAAGTCAAAGGTGGTATATGATTTCCCCCAGTTTAGTACATCGGTGCTTCCTTGGCTGAGTCCTGAACTGCTGAGACAG gATTTGTCTGGCTATAACATGAAGTCTGACATTTACAGTGTGGGAATTACAGCATGTGAATTAGCCAATGGACACGTTCCATTTCAAGATATGCCTCGTACTCAG ATGCTGCTACAAAAGCTGAAAGGTCCCACCTACTATCCTTGGGATTTAAGTACCTTTCCCCGGGGGGAGTCCCGGATGAAGAATTCCCGATCAGGTGTTGATTCCGGAATTGGTGAGAGCATGACACGCACAATGACCAGTGAAAGGCTACAAATGCccttttccaaaacattttcacCTGCTTTCCACAACTTGGTAGAACTTTGCTTGCAACAGGACCCTGAGAAAAG GCCGTCAGCAAGCAGTTTGCTTTCGCATACGTTCTTCAAACAG ataAAGGAACAAACACAGAATTCACTACTGTCCCTATTACCACCTCCTATTCAAAATAACAGATCAGAGTTCTTGGCGCTACCCTCAACAGCAGTTGGGACTGAACTTGGACGTATTGCTACAAATCAAGATGATACAGACTGGGAATTCTAA
- the TMEM237 gene encoding transmembrane protein 237 isoform X2: MGKKQVCPPRALPPVPSGNQDEIPLSRPKKRKPKGKTPLDGIVQAAVRRQSESSEPLTPEPPDAPPQRKRKKKKVPTDSETSFTQQNVASLFQNGNGMDVPEAEETVIRKQRKRTKKPRPAEMHSSNELEVEEEDIIEDEHRKSPDQQPVFAAPTGISQPVSKVFVEKNRRFQAADRAEFIKTTENINVLLDVKASWTTRDVALSVHRSFRVFGLFTHGFLAGYAVWNIVVIYILAGKELSMVSNLLEQYKTIAYPAQSLFYLLLSISTVSAFDRIDLAKASVALRGFLTLDAAALAAFLYFAALILSLSQQMTCDRINLYTPPSENGSIWTAGTEEEIVHSWVVVNLVVSVLVGTSWIFLSSRPELDHSEELMFHSEIEEFPQGDVIPRVQP, translated from the exons TGCCCGCCTCGTGCCCTTCCTCCAGTGCCAAG TGGAAACCAAG ATGAAATTCCACTGAGTCGtcccaaaaaaaggaaacccaAAGGAAAGACTCCATTAG ATGGCATTGTGCAAGCAGCGGTTCGTCGGCAGTCTGAAAGCAGCGAGCCCCTGACTCCTGAACCTCCTGATGCCCCTCCTCAGAGGAAAcgcaagaagaagaaagtacCTACTG atTCTGAGACCTCTTTTACCCAGCAAAATGTGGCATCCCTATTTCAGAATGGAAATGGCATGGATGTCCCTGAAGCTGAAGAAACAGTGATCcgcaaacagagaaaaagaacaaa GAAACCTCGGCCAGCTGAAATGCACAGTTCCAATGAGCTGGAAGTGGAGGAGGAAGACATCATTGAAGATGAGCACAGAAAGAGCCCAGATCAGCAGCCTGTGTTTGCTGCTCCCACTGGAATTAGTCAGCCTGTTAGCAAAGTGTTTGTTGAAAAAAATC GGCGTTTTCAGGCAGCTGACCGTGCAGAATTTAttaaaaccactgaaaacatCAATGTACTTCTGGATGTGAAGGCTTCATGGACTACTAGAGATGTTGCTCTCTCCGTGCACCGAAGTTTCAG GGTGTTTGGCCTCTTCACCCATGGCTTCCTTGCTGGTTATGCTGTATGGAACATCGTGGTTATTTACATTTTGGCAGGAAAAGAGCTTTCCATGGTTTCTAACCTGCTTGAACAGTATAAGACAATAGCATACCCAGCTCAAAGTTTGTTCTATTTGTTGCTGTCTATCAGTACAGTCTCAGCCTTTGACag GATTGATTTGGCAAAAGCATCGGTTGCACTGAGGGGCTTTCTTACCCTAGACGCAGCAGCACTAGCTGCTTTCT TGTACTTTGCGGCTCTTATCTTATCCTTAAGCCAGCAGATGACATGTGACAGAATCAACCTCTACACACCACCTTCGGAAAATGGCAGTATCTG GACTGCAGgtacagaggaagaaattgttcatTCATGGGTTGTGGTGAATCTCGTAGTGTCTGTTCTAGTTGGGACAAGTTGGATCTTCTTGTCTTCCCGACCAGAGCTAGACCACAGTGAAG AATTGATGTTTCATTCCGAAATTGAGGAATTTCCTCAGGGAGATGTCATACCCAGAGTCCAGCCATAA
- the STRADB gene encoding STE20-related kinase adapter protein beta isoform X2, whose protein sequence is MSCLDCSCILRTPVESIRLEELSQSSIHECLADSDLAWIPPSTGKNEMVFCSSNVSHYELQLEIGRRFNNLTSVYLARHTPTDMQVAVRITDLENCSEEHLKALQHPNIMTFWTVFTAGSWLWVISPFMAYGSARHLLKTYFPEGMSEALIGNILFGAIRGLNYMHQNGYIHRNIKASHILISEDGLVSLSGLNNLYSLVNNGQKSKVVYDFPQFSTSVLPWLSPELLRQDLSGYNMKSDIYSVGITACELANGHVPFQDMPRTQMLLQKLKGPTYYPWDLSTFPRGESRMKNSRSGVDSGIGESMTRTMTSERLQMPFSKTFSPAFHNLVELCLQQDPEKRPSASSLLSHTFFKQIKEQTQNSLLSLLPPPIQNNRSEFLALPSTAVGTELGRIATNQDDTDWEF, encoded by the exons ATGTCTTGTTTG GACTGCTCCTGTATTCTGCGTACACCAGTTGAATCAATCAGACTAGAAGAGCTATCTCAGAGCAGCATCCATGAATGCCTG GCTGATTCTGATCTAGCCTGGATTCCCCCGtctacaggaaaaaatgaaatggtaTTTTGCTCTTCTAATGTCTCTCATTATGAACTCCAGCTGGAAATAG GAAGGAGGTTCAACAACTTAACTTCAGTTTACCTTGCACGGCATACACCTACAGACATGCAAGTTGCTGTAAGGATCACAGACCTAGAAAACTGCTCTGAAGAGCACTTGAAAGCCTTACAG CATCCCAACATAATGACATTTTGGACAGTGTTTACAGCTGGAAGCTGGCTTTGGGTCATCTCCCCATTCATGGCCTATG GTTCAGCTAGACACCTGCTGAAGACTTACTTTCCTGAAGGAATGAGTGAAGCTTTGATAGGGAACATTCTGTTTGGTGCAATCAGAGGATTAAATTACATGCACCAGAATGGATATATTCACAG GAATATTAAAGCTAGCCACATTCTGATTTCAGAGGATGGGCTGGTTTCTCTCTCTGGCCTAAACAACCTTTACAGTTTAGTTAACAATGGACAGAAGTCAAAGGTGGTATATGATTTCCCCCAGTTTAGTACATCGGTGCTTCCTTGGCTGAGTCCTGAACTGCTGAGACAG gATTTGTCTGGCTATAACATGAAGTCTGACATTTACAGTGTGGGAATTACAGCATGTGAATTAGCCAATGGACACGTTCCATTTCAAGATATGCCTCGTACTCAG ATGCTGCTACAAAAGCTGAAAGGTCCCACCTACTATCCTTGGGATTTAAGTACCTTTCCCCGGGGGGAGTCCCGGATGAAGAATTCCCGATCAGGTGTTGATTCCGGAATTGGTGAGAGCATGACACGCACAATGACCAGTGAAAGGCTACAAATGCccttttccaaaacattttcacCTGCTTTCCACAACTTGGTAGAACTTTGCTTGCAACAGGACCCTGAGAAAAG GCCGTCAGCAAGCAGTTTGCTTTCGCATACGTTCTTCAAACAG ataAAGGAACAAACACAGAATTCACTACTGTCCCTATTACCACCTCCTATTCAAAATAACAGATCAGAGTTCTTGGCGCTACCCTCAACAGCAGTTGGGACTGAACTTGGACGTATTGCTACAAATCAAGATGATACAGACTGGGAATTCTAA